Proteins encoded together in one Pseudanabaena sp. BC1403 window:
- a CDS encoding type II toxin-antitoxin system RelE/ParE family toxin, translating to MPQKYKDKRTAKFAAGDRIKEFQGFERQAYKRLEILEAAPNKESLMALPSNRFEALSGDRKGQYSIRINDKWRICFEWTETENRPFNIEIVDYH from the coding sequence ATGCCTCAAAAATACAAAGACAAACGCACAGCCAAATTTGCTGCTGGCGATCGTATCAAAGAATTTCAAGGCTTTGAAAGGCAAGCATACAAACGTCTAGAAATCCTAGAAGCCGCACCTAACAAAGAATCCTTGATGGCTTTGCCAAGTAATCGTTTTGAGGCACTAAGCGGAGATCGAAAAGGGCAGTACAGCATTCGCATAAATGACAAATGGCGTATTTGTTTTGAGTGGACAGAAACAGAAAATCGCCCATTCAATATCGAAATTGTCGATTATCACTAA
- a CDS encoding ComEC/Rec2 family competence protein produces the protein MSLPELIIFDVGHGNCALLRDTNGVILIDCPPGNILMEALEKFAITEISHVLISHADQDHIAGLPQLLLNVKVNNIHLNSDWLRDTDIWKDVCSALEDALKHHGVNLEVQLTPATTGRLNVGEVKIEILAPSPILALSGIGGQDLEGKRLSANTLSAVVSFVYNERRVAILAGDLDQTGLNNLIGESTDLQAEVLVFPHHGGRPGTGANSQAFAQSLSDLVKPQLVIFSIDRSLHKNPKDEIMQGVLHSVPNAHIMCTQLSEKCATSLPSMAPSHLGSFPSKGFIDNKCCGGTILIELSKDPKAYTPLRDAHKDFVAQHPNALCQRFISLTKSS, from the coding sequence ATGAGTCTTCCTGAACTAATTATTTTTGATGTCGGACATGGTAATTGTGCGTTACTGAGAGATACGAATGGTGTCATTCTGATTGATTGTCCCCCAGGAAATATATTGATGGAAGCATTAGAAAAATTCGCTATCACTGAGATTTCTCATGTTTTGATTTCTCATGCAGATCAGGATCATATTGCTGGTCTTCCGCAATTACTATTAAATGTAAAAGTTAATAATATACACCTCAATTCTGACTGGCTAAGAGACACTGATATCTGGAAAGATGTATGTTCAGCATTAGAAGATGCACTGAAACATCATGGTGTGAACCTAGAAGTGCAGCTCACGCCAGCAACGACTGGTAGGCTAAATGTTGGCGAAGTAAAGATCGAAATACTTGCGCCTTCTCCTATACTGGCACTATCAGGTATAGGTGGGCAAGATCTTGAGGGTAAACGATTGAGTGCCAATACTTTGTCAGCAGTCGTATCTTTTGTCTACAACGAGCGAAGAGTAGCCATTTTAGCTGGCGATCTAGATCAAACTGGTTTAAACAATCTAATTGGTGAAAGCACTGATCTACAAGCTGAAGTTTTGGTTTTTCCACATCACGGTGGTAGACCTGGGACAGGTGCTAATAGTCAGGCGTTTGCTCAAAGTTTATCTGATCTTGTAAAGCCTCAGTTAGTCATTTTTTCTATTGATAGAAGTCTTCATAAAAACCCAAAAGATGAAATCATGCAAGGCGTTTTGCACTCTGTTCCAAACGCTCATATTATGTGTACCCAATTATCTGAGAAATGCGCTACGAGTCTTCCTAGCATGGCTCCAAGTCATCTCGGTAGTTTTCCATCCAAAGGGTTCATAGATAATAAGTGTTGTGGGGGAACGATTTTGATTGAGCTTAGCAAAGATCCAAAAGCCTATACACCTCTGCGTGATGCACATAAAGATTTTGTGGCTCAGCATCCAAACGCTCTTTGTCAGAGATTTATATCTTTAACAAAATCTAGTTAA
- a CDS encoding ATP-binding protein, whose amino-acid sequence MANFKFSPDILSRLGEELLPNPDQGIMELVKNSYDADATECTVQLINTDTVGGTIIVSDNGVGMDLNSITDGWLVIGRSKKAARNPTNLGRLPVGDKGLGRLAALRQGSHVILKTRPAAEIGYEYSLHIDWDSFSNAKVVEDVSLSCEKSETHYSQGTDTIIENLSFRIGKREVQRLARELLLLADPFNSETGFRPKLISSDFTELERLVQNAYFDDAEYKLEAYLNDEGEANARLIDWKGETIAEADHKTLSRAENRYQTVPAKLEIWFFILQQQSFTRRERIGTTTEIKNWLEVFGGVHLYHRGIRVKPYGDFGNDWLEINLLRTRDHESRPSTGTTIGRVTTTDPFDSLVQKTDRLGLVENEAFSELRKFAVDALDWVRNFRLKESEKKREHVKRDIGQNVEEAKVEVEKTIAALEIPSVSRTQILRVIQNYEKIKESETKSLQEDILLYRSLATAGTTAALFAHESDKPVTLIERSTNRIAKQGQKLLAEKYAKSIGEAVEILQRSAKSLRSFAKFPLHLLKRAKRKSTTVDVHEVIDGVITLFNPFLEESKVAVNKSFSDDVPLVRGNIALLEAILVNLVTNSLNSFNFNTSRSLQRQIMISTKLQSSHLELRFLDNGSGIIGLELDEIWLPGRSTTPGGTGLGLTITKDSVTDLGGQITAIPNGEFGGAEFLIILPLVERI is encoded by the coding sequence ATGGCGAATTTCAAATTCTCTCCAGACATTCTAAGCAGATTGGGGGAAGAGCTACTTCCAAATCCTGACCAAGGCATTATGGAATTAGTAAAAAATTCATATGATGCTGATGCGACAGAGTGCACAGTCCAATTAATTAATACAGATACAGTTGGTGGAACGATTATTGTTTCAGACAATGGAGTTGGAATGGATTTGAATTCCATTACTGATGGATGGTTGGTCATTGGTCGTTCAAAAAAAGCTGCTCGTAACCCTACAAATCTAGGGAGGCTCCCTGTAGGGGATAAAGGATTGGGGCGGTTAGCTGCGTTACGGCAAGGTTCTCATGTTATCCTTAAAACAAGACCTGCTGCTGAAATTGGATATGAGTATTCTTTACATATAGATTGGGATAGCTTTTCTAACGCAAAGGTAGTAGAGGATGTTAGTCTAAGTTGCGAAAAAAGTGAAACGCATTATTCACAGGGTACTGATACTATTATTGAAAACTTAAGTTTTAGGATTGGCAAGCGTGAAGTACAAAGATTAGCGAGAGAGTTGCTACTATTAGCTGATCCATTCAACAGTGAAACTGGATTTCGACCCAAACTAATTAGCTCAGATTTTACCGAGTTAGAAAGGTTAGTTCAGAATGCTTATTTTGATGATGCTGAGTATAAACTTGAAGCCTATTTGAATGATGAAGGCGAAGCTAACGCAAGGTTAATAGATTGGAAAGGTGAAACTATTGCTGAAGCCGATCATAAAACTCTATCAAGAGCAGAAAATCGTTACCAAACTGTACCCGCAAAGCTTGAAATTTGGTTCTTTATATTACAACAACAATCATTTACTCGTAGAGAACGAATAGGAACTACTACAGAGATTAAAAATTGGCTCGAAGTTTTCGGTGGTGTGCATCTATATCACCGAGGGATACGAGTCAAGCCATATGGTGATTTTGGGAACGACTGGTTAGAGATTAATTTACTAAGAACTAGAGATCATGAATCTCGCCCATCAACGGGCACAACTATTGGAAGAGTAACGACTACCGATCCCTTTGACTCCCTTGTTCAAAAAACTGATCGTCTTGGCTTGGTTGAGAATGAAGCTTTTTCAGAGCTAAGAAAATTTGCAGTTGATGCTCTAGATTGGGTAAGAAATTTTCGATTGAAAGAATCTGAGAAAAAAAGAGAGCACGTAAAAAGAGATATCGGTCAAAATGTAGAAGAAGCGAAAGTTGAAGTAGAAAAGACGATTGCTGCACTAGAAATCCCCTCTGTGTCACGTACACAGATACTTAGGGTGATCCAAAACTACGAAAAAATAAAGGAAAGCGAAACTAAATCTCTACAAGAAGATATTCTACTTTATCGTAGTTTAGCAACAGCAGGTACAACAGCAGCATTATTTGCTCATGAATCAGACAAGCCAGTAACTTTAATTGAGAGGTCTACCAATAGAATTGCCAAACAAGGACAAAAACTATTGGCAGAAAAGTATGCTAAGTCTATAGGCGAAGCTGTAGAAATTCTTCAAAGATCCGCTAAATCGCTAAGAAGTTTTGCGAAATTCCCTTTACATTTGCTGAAACGTGCCAAGCGTAAATCTACCACTGTCGATGTTCATGAAGTAATTGACGGTGTAATCACTTTGTTTAATCCTTTCTTAGAAGAATCCAAAGTTGCTGTCAACAAATCTTTCTCTGATGATGTACCCTTAGTACGCGGCAATATTGCTCTTTTAGAAGCAATCTTAGTAAATCTTGTAACTAACTCACTTAATTCATTTAATTTCAACACTTCTCGTAGCCTGCAACGTCAAATTATGATCAGCACAAAATTACAGTCATCTCATCTCGAACTGCGTTTTTTAGATAATGGTTCTGGTATTATAGGGCTTGAGTTAGACGAAATTTGGCTGCCAGGACGATCTACTACCCCTGGAGGTACGGGTTTAGGCTTAACTATCACGAAAGACTCTGTAACTGACTTAGGAGGTCAAATTACGGCTATTCCTAATGGTGAGTTTGGAGGAGCCGAGTTTTTAATTATATTGCCATTAGTGGAGCGTATATGA